Proteins from a single region of Pongo pygmaeus isolate AG05252 chromosome 3, NHGRI_mPonPyg2-v2.0_pri, whole genome shotgun sequence:
- the LOC134739514 gene encoding transcription factor NF-E4-like: MHMCFLKPKRSNRFKNITSGAKIWEGLRSLSLVDLPIHPRVQATATRQRKLLRLQLPLCACTSVTDLAYWSPAGPRAAAPHRCLLATHLHLAPVSSLAMKTTGPGNAQTQVSPPGCAPSAEDPTGRQTVRCPSKYCPHPCHSWPKPPTRISSALPLKIDSALEQMPQQLPLLHLSQG, encoded by the exons atGCACATGTGtttcctaaaacctaaa CGTTCAAACCGATTCAAGAACATTACATCTGGTGCCAAAATCTGGGAGGGGCTCAGGTCTTTGTCCCTTGTGGACCTACCCATCCACCCCAGAGTGCAAGCCACAGCAACCAGACAACGGAAACTCCTCCGCCTCCAGTTGCCTCTCTGTGC atGCACATCAGTCACTGATCTCGCCTACT GGAGCCCTGCAGGCCCACGGGCTGCAGCTCCACACAGATGCCTCCTAGCAACCCACCTCCACCTGGCACCTGTTTCAAGTTTGGCAATGAAGACCACTGGTCCAGGCAATGCCCAAACCCAGGTAAGCCCACCAGGCTGTGCCCCCTCTGCGGAGGACCCCACAGGAAGACAGACTGTGAGGTGTCCCAGCAAGTACTGCCCCCATCCCTGCCACAGCTGGCCAAAACCTCCTACTAGGATCTCATCAGCCTTGCCACTGAAGATTGACAGTGCCCTGGAACAGATGCCGCAGCAACTACCATTGCTTCATCTGAGCCAAGGATAA